The Edaphobacter flagellatus sequence ATGAAGGAGGAGAGGAGGGCGCGGGCCTGCAGGTACTCCTCAGAAAGGTCTTCGGAGAGCGACGTAGAAGGCGCGGTGGAGCGGTTGTTATTCTCCGCCGCAGTGAGACGCCCGACGCCCTGGAGCGTGCTGAAGACTTCGTTGCAGATTTCGCCCTGCACGCTGACGAGGTCAAACGAGGCGACATTGATGGAGCCGCCGGCGCGGACGCTCTGGCCGGGGACATCGAGGAGCTGCCAGTTGAGGTCGAAGCCTTTGTCGGAGCGGAGGAAGTTGCCAGCGAGGACGAAATCGGTGAGGAGCTTCTTGCCGACGCTTAACGGATCGAGCTGCTGCGTGGGAAGAGACATCAGTGCGCTGGAGGGACGAACCACGAGCGAGGGCATGCGGGCGAGGCGCGCGGCGATGGCGTCGGCCAAGGCATAACCATAGAGCGGAGCGACGTCGGCGGGGCCGTAGTTGATGAAGGGCAGCACGACGATGCTACTGGTCTGCTGCTTTTGCGAGGTGGAAGAGCCAGACTCGCGGAAGCGCTCAGCAAGCATCGAAAGGATGCCGGTGGTGCGCTTCTCTTCTTCGGGTGTGTCGAGGGCTAGTCTTCCCTGCTGCGGCAGGAGGGTAAGGGACTCGCTGCCAACCATCAGCGTTGCGTCGAGCTGCATGGAGCGCATGATGGTCTTGAGCGACTCGCGGATATCAGCGGCGCTGGCGAAGCGGGCAGCGGGTTGTTTCTCAAGGCAGCGAAGGACGACGCTCTCCATCTCGCTGGGAAGCTGCGGATTGATTTCGCGGATGGAGGGCGGATCGGCAAACTGAATGGCGCGTATGGACTGGAAGTCGGGCGCGTCGGGGCGGTGGAAGGGATGGCGTCCGGTGGCAAGCTCAAAGAGGACGAGGCCGAGGGCGAAGATGTCGGACTGGACGCTGGACTGGCCGGTGACAAACTGCTCGGGCGCCATGTAGGCGATGGTGCCGCCACGCGCGGTGTAAGTGGCTCCGAGGGGCGGAAGATTGCTCTTGTCGGCGGGGCCGGAGGGGTCGAAGTCGGTCTTGTCGAGAGCGAGACGACGCGCGAGACCGAAGTCGAGAATCTTGATGAGGCCACCGTCGGTGAGCATGACATTGGCGGGTTTGAGGTCGCGATGGAAGATGCCGAGCGAGTGCGCGGCGGCGAGACCGTCGGAGATCTGAATGCCGGCGGAGAGAACAAGCTCCAGAGTGGAAGGGCCGTCGGAGATGATCTTGTCCAGCGATTTGCCGGGGACATACTGCATCACGATGTAGGCTTCGGAGCCGTCACCGGATTCGGCAGGAGCTTCGCCTACTTCATAGATGGCGCAGACATTGGGGTGGTCGATGGCGGAGGCAAGACGGGCTTCGCGGAGCTGGGTAGCGCGCATCTGCTCGGTGGTAAGGTTGCCGCGCTTGAGGATTTTGATGACGACCGGGCGCTGAAGCAGGGTGTCATTGGCAAGAAAAACGACGCCGGAGCCGCCAGCACCGATCTTGCGGACAAGCTCATACTGCTCGATGACGCGTCGCTTCATATCTCCATTATTGCAAGGAGTTGCATGTGGAAGATGTCTGTGTCGTTATTTACAGCGTGTGACGAAGGCAGGCTGGGTTATCGGCCGAAGGAGTAGGTCACTTTAACGATCTGATTGTCGATACCTGGATTGTTATTGCCCGTGTAGTCATTGGAGAGATGGTGGATGCGGTACTCCGCTGACCAGGAGTGGTGATGGTCGTGGAAGAACTCTATGCCTGCTCCAAACTCGAAGGTGAAGTTGAAGCGCGAGGAGTCGTTGACAGGGATGTCGCGAGGAGCGACGAGAAAGCCAGCGTTGCCGATGACAAAAGGCTGGATGCGGCTGTGCGGGATGAAGTTGATGCGCTGGCCCAGTGGGCTGAGGCCTCCGGCATAGGTCGAGCGGGTACTGCAGGTGCGTGTGACCGTGTAGCCGGAGAAGCCGGAGCCAGGATTGGGCTGAACGACAATGACCGCCGGTCTGCAGGCGGAGACGGATGGCGTGCTCTCAGAGAATGTGCCTGCTGAAGAATTGACGGTCAGATTGGCGACGGGATCCTGGATGAGAGCGAAGGGCAGCAGCTCAGGCGCATAGTACCAGTCGGCGTATTGGGTATGGAGCAGGCGGCGGGAGTAGGCCAACCCGAGAGCGGTGAGACGCCTGTTTTGTGTGACTCCAAGAATGACGTGGCTTGACGTATTGGAGTACTCGGCGAAGACGGAGAGAGACTGCCGCATGGAATAGGTGTGCGGCTCCTGCGCATGCAGAGCGAATGACCCAAGAGCAAAGAAGAGGCTTACCAGACGACAAGGATTTTTCATTCGAAGGAGCAAGCGTGCGGAAC is a genomic window containing:
- a CDS encoding serine/threonine-protein kinase, whose product is MKRRVIEQYELVRKIGAGGSGVVFLANDTLLQRPVVIKILKRGNLTTEQMRATQLREARLASAIDHPNVCAIYEVGEAPAESGDGSEAYIVMQYVPGKSLDKIISDGPSTLELVLSAGIQISDGLAAAHSLGIFHRDLKPANVMLTDGGLIKILDFGLARRLALDKTDFDPSGPADKSNLPPLGATYTARGGTIAYMAPEQFVTGQSSVQSDIFALGLVLFELATGRHPFHRPDAPDFQSIRAIQFADPPSIREINPQLPSEMESVVLRCLEKQPAARFASAADIRESLKTIMRSMQLDATLMVGSESLTLLPQQGRLALDTPEEEKRTTGILSMLAERFRESGSSTSQKQQTSSIVVLPFINYGPADVAPLYGYALADAIAARLARMPSLVVRPSSALMSLPTQQLDPLSVGKKLLTDFVLAGNFLRSDKGFDLNWQLLDVPGQSVRAGGSINVASFDLVSVQGEICNEVFSTLQGVGRLTAAENNNRSTAPSTSLSEDLSEEYLQARALLSSFMTRTGNRDDLDRARTLFESVVKHNDRFAPGWSGLGITHLQYTRHGLGGQMHVLEARRAFDRALELDPGSVEANLYRVYMLLSRGEKESARHGIEHLLQTAGNDWNVRMVAGLTLRIDGMYDEALEQFNTSLRMNPSNAAMIYNHRARVYQYQNQLELAADEIEKGLTLEPRQPLLRISLGYQKMRIGDLSGAIETLENVIRDEKSLRIVFPTIALCYVQLGDRQKAATFIIDETLAAAEADSEMAYRLATYFAVDGDESEALHWLRRAIYLGNENYPWFSKNPAWKRLSGHADFERILEDLKKSYRRNQKNWKRLLAQVRN
- a CDS encoding acyloxyacyl hydrolase, whose translation is MKNPCRLVSLFFALGSFALHAQEPHTYSMRQSLSVFAEYSNTSSHVILGVTQNRRLTALGLAYSRRLLHTQYADWYYAPELLPFALIQDPVANLTVNSSAGTFSESTPSVSACRPAVIVVQPNPGSGFSGYTVTRTCSTRSTYAGGLSPLGQRINFIPHSRIQPFVIGNAGFLVAPRDIPVNDSSRFNFTFEFGAGIEFFHDHHHSWSAEYRIHHLSNDYTGNNNPGIDNQIVKVTYSFGR